A region of Hydrogenimonas cancrithermarum DNA encodes the following proteins:
- the metH gene encoding methionine synthase, whose protein sequence is MEEKILVIDGAMGTQIQSMEIPDEAWEGKEGCNELLNATAPELIRRIHERYAMSGADLIKTNTFGAMDWVLDEYQIGDRAYELSKKGCELVKSVCEQYSTPDKPRFCLGSIGPGTKLPSLKHIEYDEMYAGYYEMAEGMIDGGVDIFLLETCQDPLQIKAALHACQDAAKEKGVRIPVMVSVTIELSGSMLIGTDAGTIATIMEPFEILSLGFNCGTGPEQVEKHVKTLSQLWHKPISVHANAGLPQNRGGYTYYPMGPEEFSALQKSFTKYDGVTFLGGCCGTTPQHIKALCDAVEGVKPRPASGSHPASLASLFNSVPLMQDPPPLLIGERSNATGSKAFRELLLAEDYEGTLTVGQQQVRAGAHVLDVSVGFAGRDETKDMHEVISLYAQKIPLPLMPDSTQVKGLETALKCIGGKPILNSVNLEDGIEKFDAVCRLAKRYGASLVCLTIDETGMAKTVERKLEVAERIYKLATEKHGIRAEDLVFDVLTFTVGSGDEEYRDAAVQTIEAIRELRRRHPEVGATLGLSNISFGLDKDARPYLNSVFLHHCLEAGLTSVIINVKHIIPMNRISKEDRKVCEDLLFDNREEGDPLFKFIEHFSKKEAVDQGAEDEAYLKMSDEEKIHKLLLDGDKDRMIPLVEEVRHRIAPEKIVNEILIEAMKVVGELFGSGQMQLPFVLQSAETMKAAVDHLNPYLPKKEKASDTTLVLGTVKGDVHDVGKNLVDIILTNNGFKVVNLGIKVELEQFLEAAKEYNADAIGFSGLLVKSTQVMKENLELMREKGVDIPILMGGAALTKGFVDDYCRPIYKGPIFYCRDAFDGVIAMSRIEEGNFDTRLASDGKEEEEIAVPKKKEVVIPPLEEIPMPSREVKVPVPPFWGRRVMTKADFDPAIAFEWLNHRILFKSRWGYRSKGMTKEAYEKQLDEVVRPAYERLKAQFLDEGLFEPTIIYGYYPCRGDDTTLLVFDESEGWSSDKDANREPLEEVIGRAREAMTFPRQTKKPWRCLADYFHSDRHDVVAFTTVSAGSKISEYERKLYDEGKFHEYYLVHGLGVELAEALAEVAHKQIRLDLNIADKEGHTLRDVEMRKYQGARYSPGYPACPDLELNKPIFDLLKPEDFGIELSETFQIHPEQSTAAIVVYHPEAMYYSI, encoded by the coding sequence ATGGAGGAGAAAATCCTCGTCATCGACGGGGCGATGGGGACACAGATCCAGTCGATGGAGATTCCCGACGAGGCATGGGAAGGAAAAGAGGGATGCAATGAGCTGCTTAATGCCACGGCCCCCGAGTTGATACGCCGTATCCATGAACGCTACGCGATGTCGGGTGCGGACCTGATCAAGACCAATACCTTCGGCGCTATGGACTGGGTTCTGGACGAGTATCAAATCGGCGACCGGGCGTACGAGCTGAGCAAAAAGGGATGTGAACTGGTCAAGTCGGTCTGTGAGCAGTACAGCACGCCCGATAAGCCGCGTTTCTGTCTCGGATCGATCGGGCCCGGGACGAAACTGCCGTCTCTGAAACATATCGAGTATGATGAAATGTATGCCGGCTACTATGAGATGGCCGAGGGGATGATCGACGGTGGTGTCGACATCTTTTTGCTCGAGACGTGCCAAGATCCGCTACAGATCAAAGCGGCGCTGCACGCCTGTCAGGATGCAGCGAAAGAGAAGGGTGTCCGGATTCCGGTTATGGTCTCGGTGACGATTGAACTGAGCGGGTCGATGCTGATTGGTACCGATGCCGGGACGATCGCGACGATCATGGAGCCGTTCGAGATCCTCTCTTTGGGATTCAATTGCGGCACGGGGCCGGAACAGGTCGAAAAGCATGTCAAAACCCTCTCGCAGCTTTGGCACAAGCCGATCTCCGTCCATGCAAATGCAGGCCTTCCGCAAAACCGTGGTGGTTACACCTATTATCCGATGGGGCCCGAAGAGTTCAGCGCACTGCAAAAGAGTTTCACAAAGTATGACGGCGTTACCTTTCTGGGCGGTTGCTGCGGAACGACGCCGCAGCATATCAAGGCGCTTTGCGATGCCGTCGAAGGAGTGAAGCCACGGCCGGCTTCCGGAAGCCATCCCGCTTCGCTCGCCTCGCTTTTCAACTCCGTTCCCCTCATGCAGGATCCGCCGCCCCTACTGATCGGCGAACGCTCCAACGCCACCGGTTCCAAAGCCTTTCGCGAATTGCTTTTGGCGGAAGATTATGAAGGCACACTCACGGTCGGACAGCAGCAGGTACGTGCTGGTGCCCATGTACTCGACGTTTCCGTCGGATTCGCCGGCCGAGACGAAACAAAAGATATGCACGAGGTGATCAGCCTCTATGCGCAGAAGATACCGCTACCGCTGATGCCTGACTCGACCCAGGTCAAAGGGCTGGAGACGGCACTCAAGTGCATCGGAGGCAAACCGATCCTCAATTCGGTCAACCTCGAAGACGGTATCGAGAAGTTCGATGCCGTCTGCCGGCTCGCCAAACGCTATGGTGCATCGCTGGTCTGTCTGACGATCGACGAGACAGGGATGGCCAAAACGGTGGAACGCAAGCTCGAAGTGGCGGAGCGCATCTACAAACTGGCGACCGAAAAACACGGTATCAGGGCTGAAGACCTGGTCTTCGATGTTTTGACATTCACCGTCGGATCGGGGGATGAAGAGTACCGCGACGCGGCGGTTCAGACGATCGAGGCGATCCGCGAACTGCGCCGCAGGCACCCTGAAGTCGGTGCGACGCTGGGCCTCTCGAATATCTCCTTTGGGCTCGACAAAGATGCAAGGCCCTATCTGAACTCGGTCTTTTTGCACCACTGTCTGGAGGCGGGACTGACGTCCGTCATCATCAATGTCAAGCATATCATTCCGATGAACCGTATCAGCAAAGAGGATCGCAAAGTGTGCGAAGACCTTCTCTTCGACAATCGGGAGGAGGGGGACCCGCTCTTCAAGTTTATCGAACACTTCAGTAAAAAAGAGGCGGTCGACCAGGGGGCGGAGGATGAAGCCTATCTGAAGATGAGCGATGAGGAGAAGATCCACAAACTGCTGCTCGACGGCGACAAAGACCGGATGATCCCACTGGTGGAGGAGGTGCGCCACCGTATCGCGCCAGAAAAAATCGTCAACGAGATTCTAATCGAAGCGATGAAGGTGGTAGGAGAGCTTTTCGGAAGCGGCCAGATGCAGCTGCCGTTCGTTCTTCAAAGCGCCGAAACGATGAAGGCGGCGGTGGATCACCTGAACCCTTATCTTCCGAAAAAAGAGAAGGCGAGCGATACGACACTGGTGCTCGGCACCGTCAAAGGGGATGTGCACGACGTCGGCAAGAACCTGGTAGACATCATCCTCACCAACAACGGCTTCAAAGTGGTCAATCTCGGTATCAAGGTGGAACTGGAGCAGTTTCTGGAGGCGGCGAAAGAGTACAACGCCGACGCGATCGGCTTCAGCGGCCTACTGGTCAAATCGACGCAGGTGATGAAGGAGAATCTCGAACTGATGAGAGAGAAAGGAGTCGATATCCCGATTCTCATGGGCGGCGCCGCACTGACCAAAGGGTTCGTCGATGACTACTGCCGGCCGATCTACAAAGGGCCCATCTTCTATTGTCGCGACGCATTCGACGGTGTCATCGCAATGAGCCGCATCGAGGAGGGGAATTTCGATACGCGGCTTGCCAGCGATGGCAAAGAGGAGGAAGAGATTGCCGTACCGAAGAAGAAGGAGGTGGTCATTCCGCCTCTGGAAGAGATTCCGATGCCCTCGCGCGAAGTCAAAGTACCGGTACCGCCGTTCTGGGGACGCCGTGTCATGACCAAAGCCGACTTCGACCCGGCGATCGCTTTCGAGTGGCTCAACCATCGCATTCTCTTCAAGTCGCGCTGGGGCTACCGCTCCAAAGGGATGACGAAAGAGGCATACGAGAAGCAGCTCGACGAGGTGGTGCGCCCGGCCTACGAGCGGCTCAAGGCGCAATTTTTGGACGAAGGGCTCTTCGAGCCAACGATCATCTACGGCTACTATCCGTGCCGTGGCGACGACACGACGCTGCTGGTATTCGATGAAAGCGAAGGATGGAGCAGTGACAAGGACGCCAATCGCGAACCGCTCGAGGAGGTGATCGGACGCGCGCGCGAAGCGATGACATTCCCGCGCCAGACCAAGAAGCCGTGGCGATGCCTCGCCGACTACTTCCACAGCGACCGCCACGATGTCGTAGCGTTCACGACGGTGAGTGCCGGCAGCAAAATCAGCGAGTACGAACGAAAGCTCTACGATGAAGGGAAGTTTCACGAGTACTATCTTGTCCATGGGCTGGGAGTCGAACTGGCGGAAGCTTTGGCCGAGGTGGCGCACAAGCAGATTCGACTCGATCTGAACATCGCCGACAAAGAGGGGCATACACTGCGCGATGTCGAGATGCGAAAATACCAGGGGGCGCGTTATTCGCCGGGTTATCCCGCATGCCCCGACCTGGAGCTCAACAAACCGATCTTCGATCTTCTCAAACCGGAGGATTTCGGGATCGAACTGAGCGAAACGTTTCAGATACACCCCGAGCAGTCGACGGCGGCGATCGTCGTTTACCATCCCGAAGCGATGTACTACAGTATTTAG
- the carB gene encoding carbamoyl-phosphate synthase large subunit: MPKRDDIQTILLIGSGPIVIGQACEFDYSGTQAAKTLKELGYRVVLINSNPATIMTDPEFADRTYIEPINEEVIAKIIEKEGVDAILPTMGGQTALNVAMSMHEKGMLEGIEFLGANPEAIKKGEDRQAFKEAMIRIGMDLPKSQYAYSMEEAMNAAENIGFPLIIRASYTLAGGGSGVAYNIDEFKALAAAGLEASPISEILIEESLLGWKEYEMEVIRDRADNCIIVCSIENLDPMGVHTGDSITVAPALTLTDKEYQRMRDASFKILREIGVDTGGSNVQFSVNPETGRMIVIEMNPRVSRSSALASKATGYPIAKVATLLAVGYTLDEIKNDITGTPASFEPVIDYIVTKIPRFTFEKFPQADSTLTTSMKSVGEVMAIGRTFKESVQKALCSLETGLVGFDPVSCDEETLRREIRRPNEKRLLYVAQAFREGYGVEDLFELSKIDPWFLRQIKQIVDLEKRIDIAILQNPTLLRSVKADGYSDAMIARIINEKEHMDLSENDIYAARKKYGIELEYHEVDTCAAEFKALTPYLYSSTNIMKLPDNPKSEVQNQKSKEKVLIIGGGPNRIGQGIEFDYCCVHAAFALEDMNITSIMYNCNPETVSTDYDTSDILYFDPIDFEHVRNVIETENPDGIIVHFGGQTPLKLAKKITSIGGKIIGTSAKVIDEAEDREKFSTFIEKLGLKQPENGTAFTKEEAFAIASRIGYPVLVRPSYVLGGRAMRTVYNEDELRAYMDEAVSVSNESPVLIDKFLDHAIELDVDAISDGKEVYIGSIMQHIEEAGIHSGDSACSLPTVSISDKLVKDVENQTKAIALGLGVKGLLNIQYAIFRDEVYLIEVNPRASRTVPFVSKATGVPLAKVATRVMVRGDLREALKYYDTFGVVIDDGNVLKPKLKNHIAVKEAVFPFSKLTGSDLILGPEMKSTGEVMGISRSFGISFAKSQFASKNRIPTSGTIFMSLTDHDKSEAGVIGKMFTDLGFKIVATSGTHKVLSEAGVVSEVVLKISEGRPNVEDLLKNGDIDMALNTSDNKSSKDDAKRIRQAVLRFNVPYFTTLAAARASAAAIREIRNDGALDPKALQDYLTE, from the coding sequence ATGCCAAAACGTGATGATATTCAGACGATTCTGCTGATCGGATCGGGACCGATCGTCATTGGCCAGGCCTGTGAATTCGACTACTCCGGGACCCAGGCTGCCAAAACACTCAAAGAATTGGGTTACCGTGTCGTACTGATCAACTCCAATCCCGCAACGATTATGACGGACCCCGAGTTTGCCGACAGAACCTACATCGAACCGATCAATGAAGAGGTGATCGCCAAAATCATCGAAAAAGAGGGGGTCGATGCGATTCTCCCGACGATGGGAGGACAGACGGCACTCAATGTCGCGATGAGCATGCACGAAAAGGGAATGCTCGAAGGGATCGAATTTCTTGGTGCCAACCCCGAAGCGATCAAGAAAGGGGAGGACCGCCAGGCTTTCAAAGAGGCGATGATAAGAATAGGCATGGATCTTCCGAAGAGTCAATATGCCTATTCGATGGAGGAGGCGATGAACGCGGCGGAAAATATCGGTTTTCCGCTCATCATTCGTGCATCCTATACCCTCGCCGGAGGCGGCAGCGGCGTGGCTTACAACATCGATGAGTTCAAAGCCCTTGCAGCGGCGGGTCTCGAGGCGAGCCCCATCAGTGAAATTTTGATCGAAGAGAGTCTTCTGGGGTGGAAAGAGTACGAGATGGAGGTGATCCGTGACAGAGCGGACAACTGTATCATCGTCTGCTCCATCGAGAACCTCGACCCCATGGGGGTTCATACCGGTGACTCGATCACCGTGGCACCTGCATTGACGTTGACGGACAAAGAGTATCAGCGCATGCGTGACGCAAGCTTCAAAATCCTGCGGGAAATCGGTGTCGATACGGGGGGGTCGAACGTACAGTTTTCAGTCAATCCTGAAACAGGCCGTATGATCGTCATCGAGATGAACCCGCGTGTCAGCCGCTCTTCGGCACTGGCATCGAAAGCGACGGGATATCCGATCGCGAAAGTGGCGACGCTTCTCGCCGTAGGGTATACACTCGACGAGATCAAAAACGATATTACCGGAACACCGGCGAGTTTCGAACCCGTTATCGACTACATCGTCACGAAGATTCCGCGTTTTACCTTCGAAAAATTTCCACAGGCGGATTCCACGCTGACCACATCGATGAAGAGTGTCGGAGAGGTGATGGCGATCGGACGGACTTTCAAAGAGTCGGTTCAAAAAGCGCTCTGTTCGCTCGAGACGGGTCTTGTCGGGTTCGATCCGGTAAGCTGTGACGAAGAGACGCTTCGCCGCGAGATACGCCGTCCAAACGAAAAAAGACTCCTTTATGTGGCACAGGCATTCAGAGAGGGTTACGGTGTCGAGGATCTCTTCGAACTCAGTAAAATCGACCCTTGGTTCCTACGGCAGATCAAACAGATCGTAGATCTGGAAAAGCGGATCGATATCGCGATACTGCAGAATCCCACGCTGCTTCGTAGCGTCAAAGCAGACGGTTACAGCGATGCGATGATCGCCAGGATCATCAATGAAAAAGAGCACATGGATCTCAGTGAAAACGACATCTACGCCGCACGCAAAAAGTATGGGATCGAACTCGAATATCACGAAGTCGACACGTGTGCCGCCGAATTCAAAGCGCTCACCCCGTATCTCTATTCGTCGACCAATATTATGAAACTGCCGGATAATCCAAAATCCGAAGTCCAAAATCAAAAATCGAAAGAGAAGGTTTTGATCATCGGTGGCGGTCCAAACCGAATTGGTCAGGGGATTGAATTCGACTACTGCTGCGTGCATGCCGCTTTCGCACTCGAAGATATGAATATCACTTCCATCATGTACAACTGCAACCCGGAAACTGTTTCGACCGATTATGACACAAGCGACATTCTCTATTTCGACCCGATCGATTTTGAGCATGTTCGAAACGTTATCGAGACCGAAAACCCCGACGGTATTATCGTCCACTTCGGCGGACAGACGCCGCTGAAGCTGGCAAAAAAGATCACTTCCATCGGCGGGAAGATCATCGGAACCAGTGCGAAGGTGATCGATGAAGCGGAAGACAGAGAGAAATTTTCCACCTTTATCGAGAAACTTGGACTGAAGCAGCCGGAAAACGGTACGGCGTTCACCAAAGAGGAAGCGTTTGCGATTGCATCGCGCATCGGATATCCTGTGCTTGTGCGGCCGAGTTACGTGCTGGGTGGCCGGGCGATGCGAACCGTCTACAACGAAGATGAGTTACGCGCCTATATGGATGAAGCGGTCAGTGTGAGCAACGAGTCTCCTGTTCTGATCGACAAATTCCTCGACCATGCCATCGAACTCGACGTCGATGCTATCAGTGATGGCAAAGAGGTCTATATCGGTTCGATTATGCAGCATATCGAAGAGGCCGGAATTCACTCGGGCGACAGCGCCTGTTCGCTTCCAACCGTCTCGATCAGCGACAAACTGGTCAAAGATGTCGAAAATCAGACCAAGGCGATCGCGCTTGGACTGGGTGTGAAAGGTTTGCTGAATATTCAGTATGCGATTTTCCGGGACGAAGTCTATCTCATCGAAGTGAACCCCCGAGCGAGCCGTACGGTGCCGTTCGTTTCCAAAGCGACAGGCGTGCCCCTTGCAAAGGTGGCGACACGTGTCATGGTCAGGGGCGATTTGCGAGAAGCGTTGAAGTACTATGATACATTCGGGGTCGTTATCGACGATGGAAACGTCCTCAAACCGAAACTAAAAAACCATATCGCCGTCAAAGAGGCGGTTTTCCCTTTCAGCAAACTGACGGGTTCGGACCTGATCCTCGGGCCTGAAATGAAGTCCACAGGTGAGGTGATGGGTATCAGCAGATCGTTTGGTATCTCTTTCGCGAAAAGCCAGTTTGCATCCAAAAACCGTATACCGACATCGGGTACCATCTTTATGTCGCTTACCGATCACGATAAAAGCGAAGCCGGCGTGATCGGGAAAATGTTTACCGACCTTGGCTTCAAAATCGTCGCGACATCCGGTACACACAAAGTCCTTTCCGAAGCCGGCGTCGTCTCGGAAGTCGTTCTAAAAATCTCGGAAGGGCGTCCCAATGTCGAGGATCTTCTCAAAAACGGGGATATCGACATGGCTCTCAACACTTCCGACAACAAATCGAGCAAAGATGACGCCAAGCGTATCCGTCAGGCTGTTTTACGTTTCAATGTCCCCTATTTCACGACACTTGCCGCAGCCCGCGCGTCGGCAGCTGCGATCCGCGAGATCAGAAACGACGGAGCTCTCGATCCGAAAGCTTTGCAGGACTATCTTACCGAGTGA
- a CDS encoding PAS domain-containing protein, with protein MGKTIKNIKNGASIAKPDPVNEEVFFEGGVMITETDTAGIITYANRKFREMTVYSKEELIGTPHSINRHPDMPKAAFEKMWETIKRGEMWEGYVKNMRKDGKYYWVIVWIKPKFDNEGNIVGYIAGRKVPDRNMIKKIELEYRQMLENER; from the coding sequence ATGGGAAAAACAATCAAAAATATAAAAAACGGAGCGAGCATCGCGAAACCGGATCCGGTCAATGAGGAGGTCTTTTTCGAAGGAGGCGTGATGATCACCGAAACCGATACGGCCGGCATCATCACCTACGCCAACCGAAAATTTCGGGAGATGACGGTCTACTCGAAAGAGGAGCTCATCGGAACGCCTCACAGCATCAATCGCCATCCCGACATGCCAAAAGCCGCATTCGAAAAGATGTGGGAGACGATAAAACGCGGTGAAATGTGGGAAGGGTATGTCAAGAACATGCGCAAAGACGGAAAATACTACTGGGTTATCGTATGGATCAAACCGAAATTCGACAATGAAGGCAATATCGTAGGGTACATCGCCGGACGGAAAGTACCGGACAGAAACATGATCAAAAAAATCGAGCTGGAGTATCGACAGATGCTCGAAAACGAAAGATAA
- a CDS encoding Sua5 YciO YrdC YwlC family protein, with amino-acid sequence MHRDLVYLVQTDTTAGFLSCSAERLALIKERPRRKPFLKALAHFSDIQNIGRVPAIHRAMVRRSKKRSFILPNGESFRVVHERHKAFIEKFGWCFTTSANRHGESFDEAYARKMCDVVVESIEGFSAKEPSGIWRLHRTGKVKIR; translated from the coding sequence ATGCACCGCGACCTCGTCTATCTGGTTCAAACCGATACGACGGCGGGATTTCTCTCCTGTTCCGCCGAACGGCTCGCCCTCATCAAGGAGCGGCCGCGGCGAAAGCCCTTTCTCAAAGCGCTGGCCCATTTCAGCGACATTCAAAATATCGGAAGGGTTCCCGCGATTCATCGAGCTATGGTTCGCAGAAGCAAAAAACGCTCTTTTATTCTTCCCAACGGAGAATCGTTTCGTGTCGTTCATGAGCGGCACAAAGCCTTCATCGAAAAGTTTGGATGGTGTTTTACGACCTCTGCGAACAGGCACGGGGAATCGTTCGACGAAGCGTATGCAAGAAAAATGTGTGACGTTGTGGTAGAATCTATAGAAGGGTTCAGCGCCAAAGAGCCTTCTGGCATATGGCGTCTCCACAGAACCGGAAAGGTGAAGATTCGATGA
- a CDS encoding CPXCG motif-containing cysteine-rich protein, with protein sequence MIEHFFTCPYCWQRVSLLIDAGTDRFEGIEDCEVCCNPIEFDVSVEAGSVVGFSARKAQ encoded by the coding sequence GTGATCGAACATTTCTTCACATGCCCCTACTGCTGGCAGCGTGTCTCTCTACTGATCGATGCAGGAACCGACCGTTTCGAGGGGATCGAAGACTGCGAAGTGTGCTGCAACCCCATCGAATTCGATGTTTCCGTCGAAGCGGGCAGCGTCGTCGGCTTCTCC